cttataaaatggaaaaactaaaattttgagataagccctataaaccggaaaggagggagtatatactcatccccctcctccattccagggccagcataggtttagctcatttgagatagagctttgctcatccatccgaATCTACTCCATTGAGAGAGACCgcagcctctacggagaagatccaccttggattcaagacccctaacgggaagaccttcaagacctcctcatggagaagaacttgttacttgtatcgtcccttgttgaccgTGGATCATGTAtccctttgtgtttcgaggatctagcacatgtgtaatcgaatcttgttggtttcagtgattcctctcgtgtttcccctcgtgttttcccctcgtgttctttgtgttcttcgcgagatccgctccaatcgtgaaagatcgtgcatctagggttctaccctacatcaaaacctcaacaatcttctcacaaaaatcagagaatatagcagtcatacatctttgaaaggtagcaggtgcattgcaaaagccaaaaggcatacgtctataggcaTAAGTTCCAAAATGGCAAGTAAATGTGGTTTTCTCTTGattaggttgtgaaacaggtatttgacagaaaccagaatatccatcaagaaaacaaaagtgtgtgtgctttgatagtctttctaacatttgatcaataaaaggtagagggtaataatCTTTTctggtagctttatttaattttctaaaatcaattaccattctatagccagtaacaattctttgtggaatgagttcatttttatcattaggaacaacagtaatacctcctttcttagggacataatgaacatgacttacccatctactatcagctatgagatagattatacctgcttccagaagctttagtatttcagttctcaccacttctttcattttggaaTTCaaacgtcattggtgatcaacaacaggtttagcatcaggttacatattaatcttgtgctgacagagagtggaactaatgcccttaagattatcaagagtatatccaatagcatcacggtgcttcttcagaatttttaataatctctcttgttcatgttctgaaaggttagcactaataataacaagatatatctttttctcatcaagataagcatatttcagagtgtgaggtaattgatttaattcaaacacaggatcgcctttaggtggaggaggacctcctagagttttaataggcaaattgtgtttaaggagtggttgttgttcaaagaaaattttatctatttcatttctttcatgcaagtgcatatcattttcatggcctagcaaatattgttctagtggatcagtaggaggtacggcaatagaacaagaccaattatttcatccttattaggtaattctttatcatgaggttgtctacgaaacttagagaaattaaactcatgagtcacatcaccaaagctaacactgatagtttctttctcacaatctattttagcattgacagtgttcaagaaaggtctaccaaacattatgggataaaagtcatcttgtggggaaccaagaactagaaaatcagtaggatattttattttctcacacaagacttcaacatctctaacaatcccaagtggtgtgatagtgtctctatttgcaagtttaatagtaacatctatgtcttctattttagcgggtgttatatcattcataatttcttgatatagggtaaaagggatagcactcacactagcacctaagtcacataaaccatgataacaatgatctcctattttaactaagacaacaggcatgccaacaacaagtcgatgtttatctttttcatcgggtttggcaattctagcagcttcatcacagaaataaataacatgaccatcaatattttctaccaagagatctttaaccatagcaacactaggttctactttagttttctcagagggtttaggtgctttaatattacttttgtgaaccacagttgataccttagcatgttccttcatcctaataggaaaaggtggtttttcaatgtaAGCACTAGGCCGAACTATATCAACATTGTAGATAATAGTTTCATCCTTAGCTttaaccggttctttaatttcttctttaataggggggtgatatttaaaccacttcttcttagggagatcaacacgagtagcaaatgattcacaaaaagaggctactatatatctcagagtcaattccatatttagtgctaaacttgtgaatagcatcggtattcataaaagattaaacacaatcatactcaagcttaatacccgactctttaccttctttgagttcccaatcttcagagttgcgtttaattctttctaaaagatcccacctgaattcagtagtcttcttcataaaagaaccagtacaagaagtatcgagtatggatcgatcatcacgagaaagccgagcataaaaattctgaataataatttctttcgagagctcattattggggcatgaatataacatgaacttaagcctcccccaagctagagcgatactttctccttcacgaggccaaaacttatatatataattccgatcacgatgaactacatgcataggataattttttttggtgaaattccaatttcaatcgattccagttccaagatccaatatcatcgcatagcctataccatgtcaatgcttttcccttcaaagataaagggaaaaccttcttcttaacttcatctctgggtaaacatgcaagcttaaataatccacaaatttcatccatatggatcaagtgcatatcaggatgttctgttccatctcctgcataaggattagctagcagttgttctatcatatccGAAAGAATTTCATAACTAATATTTTCAGTGGGTGTAGTAGGTTGCGGGGAAACTCTTTGTGTTTccgttcgaggtgaagataccccgaacaaacccctcaaaggattgttttacATAGTAGTAAGTGACAATAAATTccagcacgtaatataaatttttccttactgatttccacttaccaagagcgctttactccccggcaacggcgccagaaaagagtcttgatgacccacaagtataggggatcattcatagtcctttcgataagtaagagtgtcgaacccaaagaggagtagaaggaaatgacaagtggttttcagcaagataatttcagcaagcactgaaattgtcggtaataggtagtttgatagcaagataatttgtaatggacaagtaatgataacggtaaataaagtgcacaagatagcccaatccattttgtaacaaaggacaggccaaaacagtctcttataataagcaaagtgttcttgagggtgaactgaaatttcatctagtcactttcatcgtgttggtttgattcgcgttcgctattttgataatttgatatgtgggtggacccgtgcttgggtgttgttcttagttgaacaagcctcacacttatgattaaccccctcgcaagcatccgcaactacgagaaaactattaagataaaatataaccatgacattaaacatatggatccaaatcagtctcttacggaatagcgcataaactaaggtttaaacttctgtcattttagcaacccatcatctaataactactctacaatgcattcccttaggcccaatagTTATGCGTTGACAGCGATGGCAGCGAGCGGCACACTAGAGTGCTACAACCATAGAGTGTCGATGAGCAGGAGTTGCAACCGGTCATCGACGGATCTGCAACCGAAACCAACGACCAAGGGGAGGTTCTTCGGCAAGCATCGCCGCCTGAGAAAGCGCGTGCCCTGCCGTTGTGAGCGAGCGCGCCATCAACGACAACTTTTTTTTTCAATGACGGAGAAAGAAGACGATGAAATAGGGCATAAATTGGATGGCTACATGCTGCGTTGCACGATCAACCCGACGTCCAGCGCATCCCATTTGATTCTATGCCAAAGACAGTCATCCCCTCCGTTCAAAATAAAGAAGATTCATTCTCTGGTATTGTTCGTATGGTCCACGTGATATCTTAATTACTctatctgtaaagaaatataaaagcgtttagatcactattttatactctctccgttcctaaatatttgtctttctagagatttcaacaagtgactacatacggagcaaaatgagtgaatctacactataaaatattacactataaaatatgtttatatacatccgtatgtggtagtctatttgaaatctctaaaaagacaaatatttaggaacgaagagagtagtaatttatatgtttttatgtttgtTTACGGAGGAAGTACTTTGCAATGAACATGTGGGTTTTTTTTCCTTAAGAAAAGGAAATCGGAAACTATTATGACATCAACTCCCACACCTCTCCGTCTCCATCTCGCCTCGTCTTCCTCCTAAATCCCCCAACCCACGCACAGCCACGGAGCTCCGCATCGACAGCACGTAATTTAAAGCACCTCTGGCCTCTTCCCAGCGCCCGATCTCCTCCCCGCGCGCGCCTAGGTTAGTGTTTGGAGCCCCCTCCTCCCGTCGTCCTCCTGCCGCAGCCGCATCTGCTCGCCATGAGGGTCCACCCGGCCCCGCGGAAGCGCACCATCGCCGTGCAGCGCTGCGCCGCGGCCGCCCTAAGCGCAGCGGGCGGCGCCAAGAAGCTGCGGCGCCTCTCGCACATCTTCGCGAAGGTGCTCGAGCTCCCTTTCGCCGCCGACGCCGACGTCGCCGTCGAGGAGGACGCAGCGGAGCTCCGCTTCGTCGCCGCCACGGAAGGCTTCTCCCCAGGCGGCGCCTGCGCCCACGCCCTCGAGATCCACCCTGGCGTCACCAAGGTCGTCGTACGGGACCTGTCCACCGGCATCGGCGCCGATGACCGCACCGCTACCTTCGAGCTCGATCGGTGGCGGTTCCGTCTCCCGCCTTGCACGCGCCCCACCATGGCCACAGCAACCTACGCCGAGGGCGAGCTCATCGTCACCGTGCCCAAGGGTGCCGTTCCTGACGAGGGCGATGGCAACGCTGACGGAGCCGCCATCCTAGGAGGCTCCGGGGCCGAGAGGGTCCTCGTGTTTGTACAGTAACTTTATGCCGTAACACCACTTTTGCTCACCCGCATCGTTTTTAATATTTATGTTGCGAGATAATCATATATTCATATGGTAACAACAGTGCAGTAAGAATAAGAAATGATGTATATGGATCACTGTTTGCTGTGAATTATGCCTAGTGACATCTAATCTGCTCGTGTAATTCTAGTTATTTCGTTGTGGGGCACAAATAGTTAGTTTTGATGCCGGCATATGTAGTAGAGATGATGAGTCGAGTAATCAAGCATGAGCATCCCGTCTCGTGTACTCTTAGCCTGATTAGATATGTAAACATTTTAATATGAGATGGTTATATCTGAGCCAGCCTATCTGGTTTGTTGAGAAATGCCATGTGTTGATGAGGTGTTGAGAATCTATTCTTGAATTATTAGGGTTCTCTAGGTATGCCAATGGTTCCAGATAGTGGTAGGGTCTGTTGCTGATTGTAGTTTGCGTGTACCTTTGAAATTTGGTGGTTTCCATTTTACCTTTAAAATTTGGTGGTTTCCATTTACCTTTTTGACAGACAGACTACTGTGATTTAGTATCATCTGGCTGGAGCTGTTGAGCAATTATGAAATCTTGTGGCACTCAAAGACTGGCTACTGTGATCGAGTATCATCTAGCAAAGCTATTGAGCAATTCTATAACCTTGGGGCACTTGTGGTTCATAGATATTTTGATTATGCTGTGTTAAATCAGTGGAAATGGTTGTGTCGCATTCAGGGGTTAAGAGGCAATGCTTTAATTAAGTTTTCATATGTCTTGTGTTTTTCTCTGTATCTTAAGCTGGCCTCAATCCATGTATGTGTCGTTTACAAAATGCCAGGTTGGTGAGAGGCCTATCAATCAATCGCCAATCCCTTCAAAGGCCCCATCCAGTTTGTTGTGCATATGTAACAGTACGAACTTGCTTGTTTTTCATACAAAGTGCTATAATTGCACATATATACAGTCTTGGATTTTCTGTTCTCAGTTTTATTCTAGTTGATGTGTCTAGTCCCTTTTGATTTCATCTTTGTTTTCAAAGATGCTCGATTTGCTTATCAAACTAGCAAACTGCTAGTGGGGTGTTACCATCGACTGAATATGGCACCCGGATTCTTTTCCTCCAAAAACTTGAGCATGTACTACCCTATGTAACTTTATACAAGACGTTTTTTAGTCTATGACAATGTAAAAAAACATTGTATATTAAGTTACGAAGAGAATATATGACTACTTGAGAATTGGAAAGTGTTATCCGATGATTTATGATTTTGTTGTTGCGATACTAGCTCCAAATTATTTAGTTTGTGTTTCAATTTTAGATATTGGACGATGCGTGGTATTACACATTAATATTAGTGCTTGGAGGATGTATTCCGTTGATGTCGGTGCTTCTTGTTACTTCAAGCATCCCTGAGAGACTTCCAGCTTTATGAGTACAAGAAGTTGGGTAGATTGTACAGATCCTGTAAAAAAATCGCATCGCATTTACAGATCCATTGGAGCACTTTCTTTTACCCAAGTTCTTCTAAGCTATAGAATTTTTATGGATATGGAACTGTTGAAGACGCTCTAAACACATCAGAAATAACTCGTTGCCCTGAAAAAAGAAATAATTCTTTGCTATGCTCATGAGTAAACTGAAATCAGCTATTCGCTATCAGAAAAGCGTCCCCATACCCATGAACAACTTCTCCCCGTATTTTCCGGAACACTTCTTCTTAAACCAAGACAAAAAATTGCCTCATATATTAAATAAGAGGAAAAAGAAGGCGGCTGCCACAAATCAGCCGGATGATTTTTCTAGAAAATCATCCTGGTAGCTAGTCGTCCGATCTCGCGTTGGTTACCGTTTGATTTCACTAGCACCTCCAGTCTTTCCCTCCTGTCACCCCGTTCAGTTTGACACCCCCTCATGGACCGCGTCTCTCTGAAGACAACGTTGCATTCCGTTGCGGCAACGAGGCCGTGCTGCCGCCTGCTACTGCACTCGCTGAGACGCGAGCAAGAGCATCTCCCTCAACTCCGGTGGCCGCCGCCACCGTGCTGCGTTGCAACATCTCTAGTGATTGAGCAGCTCCATGGCAGCCCCACGCAGTAGCTTCATGGCAGTGTTGTGCAACACCGATGGCACCCGGCGCCGCTCCATTACAACACCGCCGCCCGACGCTGCTCCATTGCAGCGCCGGCGAAGCTTCAATGGCCCACGCCGCGCTTCATTGATGTTGAGCTGTCACGTTACGTTTGTACACTTGTAATGTATATCTGATCTGTGTTGTAACTAGCAGTCCTAGTCTCTAGGGAGGTTCCTAGTCTAGCGCCTCCTCCTATGATCGTGCCCTGCATGTAGGGCTGCTTCCATGTATATGTAACCATCAGCCGATTGGCTTGGCAACACGAGATTCACATTCCAGTTTGGTAATCAGAGCGATGGttactcctccctcctctccgcgcGAGCCTGACGCCGATCaagccgccgctgccgcagcgcaaGCCGATGCCGATGTCGCTGCCGCTGCTGCCAACCTCCCCGCCGTTGATCTGCGCCCCCGCGCTccggccaccgtcgacgcctccgGCTCCGCCGGTCTTCCTCTTTCCACCCTCCCACCCAACACCATGAGCCTGCCATCCTCCTCCCACCCCAGGCCACCTCTCCCTGCCAGCATCGCTGGCGTCGTCGACTTCAAGCTCGCTCTCAACGGAGCCAACTTTGCCCGCTGGCGCAACTACATCACCCTCTTGCTCAAGCGCTACCACGCGGAGGACCATGTCCGGTCTGGCTCGGCCGGCCGTCTGGCCGATCCCGACTGGCGCGACGACGACAACACTGTCGTCCTCTGGTTCTTCTCCACCATTGAGGGGGACCTCCTCGACGTTGTTGCGCCGGCCGGATCCACTGCCTTCACGATCTGGTCTCGGCTCCATGAGTACTTTCTGGACAACGAGGCCGAGCAGGCCATGCATCTCGGCCAGGAGTTCCGAGCGACCACCCGCGGCGATCTCAGCGTCAACGACTACTGCCGCCGTCTTCAGGGCCTCGCCGCTGCACTCGCTGACGTCCGGGAGCCGGTCACTGACCGCACCCTGACTCTGCAGATGCTCGACGGCCTCCGCCCCAAGTTCGCGATGCAGGCCGCCATCATCCAATCCACCGTGCCCCTCCCGACGTTCAACCAGGCGCGCTCCCGGCTGGTCCTCGCCGAACTCTCCATGGACAAGCACGCGCGTGCCGAGGGAGCCCAGGTTCTCGCCGTCCAGCATGAGGACCGCGGTGACCGCGCCGGCGCTCGTGGCGGTGGTGGCGACCGCGGCGGTGACCGTGGTGGCGACCGCGGCCCTAATGGTGGCGGCGGGCGCGCTGGCCAACTTGGCGCCGGCCGCAACCAGCGTGGCGGCCGAGGGCGTGGACGCGGCCGCGGACGCGGCGATGCCCCCGCCGGACGCGGCGCTGGCGCCCAGCCGTGGTTGGGGTACTTCGCGCCGATGGGGCTGCCCTTCCCTCCGCCGCGCTCGCCCTGGATCCCTCCGAACTCTGCCGGCGTCCTCGGCCCGCGTCCCGGCGTGCCACATCAGGCGTACCCGCTGCTGCTGAGCCACGCTCCGGCGCCGCCGGCGCCCTCTGGTCCGCCCGCCTATGGTCCTGCTCCCCCCGGCTGGGGCGCATCCGCCATGTACCACGCCGCCCCCAGCTACGGCTCTGCCTTCCCCGCCAACTCCGACTGGATCATGGACACCGGCGCCGCCTCTCATGTCACCGGGGACCCAGGTACCTTGACCTCTTGTCGTTCTCTGTTAGCTCCTTATACTCGTAGCATCATTGTTGGCAACGGCACTCGCCTCCCTGTCCTTGCGATCGATACCGCACACCTCCCTCCCAAGCCTTTTTACTTACGCCATATACTCCTCTCTCCTAACACTGTTAAAAATCTTATTTCTGTCCGTAAGTTCACACGTGAcaatttatgttctgtggaatttgaCCCCCTTGGTTTCTCCGTGAAGGACCTAGCCACCAAGGTGCTGCTCCTGCGGGTCAACTGTGACGGCGATCTCTATCCCTTCTCCGGCAATAACGGCGCTACCACCTCCACCGCCTTCACTGTCTCCACGTCCGACTTATGGCATAGGCGGCTTGGGCACCCTAGCTCCTCCTCGTTTTCTCGTTTTCCCTTATATTTCCTTTCTACATGTAATAAAGATGATCGTTCCACGCACTTGTGTGATGCATGCCAGTTGGGCAAACATACTCGGAAGCCTTTTCCCACGTCTACCTCTTATACTTGTGCACCGTTTCATTTAattcattgtgatttatggacatcTCCAATTGTTAGTCATTCGGGCTACAAGTACTATCTCATTATTGTGGATGATTATACGCATTATTCATGGACTTTTCCTCTCCGTGCAAAATCCGACACGTGCGACACCCTTCTTCGTTTCTTCCACTTTATCTTCACTCAGTTTGGTGTGTGTGTTCGGTGTGTGCAGTGTGACAATGGTGGCGAATTCCTTACCTCGACTCTCCGCGACTACTTCTCCTCCCACGGCGTCGTCTTCCGTCTCACCTGCCCCCACACCTCTCCACAAAATGGGAAGGCCGAGCGCCACATACGTACCACCAACGACGTAGTTCGGACTCTGCTCATCCAAGCCGCCCTCCCTCCTCCCTTTTGGGTCGAAGCCCTCCACACCGCCACCATACTCCTCAACATCCGTCCCTCACCCGCTGTCCATCACTTTACCCCACATTTTCTCTTGTATGGTGTCCATCCCACATACGATCATCTACGGACGTTTGGATGCCTTTGCTATCCTAACATCTCCGCCACAACCGCTCACAAACTTTCCCCACGCTCCGCACGTTGCGTCTTCATCGGCTACCCACGCGAACAAAAGGGGTATAGATGTCTTGATCTCACCACGCGAAAAGTCATTATTTCTCGCCATGTCACGTTTGACGAAACGGTTTTTCCCTTCTCTGCTCCCACCATATCTGCAGCCACAGACAATTCCACCCCTGACATAGCTGCTGCCCCATTCCGCCGCGTCGGGCTTCAATGCAACTCCGGCGGCGCTTCCTTGCAACCACGCATGCTTCACTGCAACTCCGACGGTCCCGGCGATGCTTCATCGCAACTCCGGCGAGGCCCCATGTGCTTCACCAATTGTTGCAACCCGTCGGCTAGCCTGTAGCAGCACACCGTCGGCGCCGCCACGCTTCACTGTAGCTCCGGCGACCCTCTCGCTGCTTCATTGCAACGCCGGCGAGCCCCCCTGCTTCATCTGCTACACGCAGCTCCCGCCGGCCATGGCAGCAGCTTCGCCCTAGCCTAGCCTACAGCGGCGCGAGGTGAGTGGAGACAGCCATATGCAGCAGCGGTGCAACGATAGTAGGTGACGGCGGTTTGTAGCAGCGGTGCAGCAATGCGAGGTGATGGCGACGCCGGTCTACAGCGACAGCGCTGGCGCTATTGTGTGGTGTgtgtgctggaggaagaagaaaaaggaagaaaggaaTGAGCGGCTCAACGCAACCGAGGAAGAGATAAGGTAGGGAGAGAAATAAGCGGCGTGTGGGGCTCATCGGACGCGTGGTGCGCGTGGGAAACGGCTTACGGACGGAAAAAATCATCCGGTTTATTTAGAACGTTTTCCAAAAAGAATGTGTCTACAAGCCCATCACAACAAACAGATTACTCTCCCAGGATAAGAGCGAGTGCAATAAGCTTATGTGAGCAGGTTATAAGAGTTAAAATATTATTTCTCTACTGATATGGAAGGAAGAGAAGACGAGAGAGAAAAGGAGCCGGCGATAGATtaagagccagctgcaacacgtgCTCCTAGACACTGTGTGAGAGTGGAAACTTGGTCATGTATTAATAAAGTAGCACATCTTCATATCTTACTATTGTACTTGCCGGCTATAGTGTTGGTTGTAGATGACATGTCAATATCATATAGCtatcagctggctatactattaaccatgctctaatagaACCCAACTTTTTTGCACCCGTGGGAACCCATAGACGGGCCTCATCCGTAATAATATTGTGCAAGAAAGGTGGCAGGCAACTCTTATGGCGGAACACACGCGCATTTCACTCACTCCATACGGTCCAACTAATGAGCATAGTGagagatgcctgatacgtctccgtcgtatctacttttccaaacacttttgcccttgttttggactctaacttgcatgatttgaatggaactaacccggactgacgctgttttcagcagactttccatggtgttatttatgtgcagaaacaaaagttctcggaatgacctgaaactccacggaacatctatttggaaaataagaaaaatactagaagaaaaatccacgttagggggcccacaccctgtccacgagggtggagggcgcgccccctgcctcgtgggccccctgacgctccaccgacctcaactccaactccatatattcacttttggggagaaaaaaaaataagagagaaggattcatcgcgttttacgatacggagccgccgccaagccctaaaacctctcggaagggctgatctggagtccgttcggggctccggagaggggaatccgtcgccgtcgtcatcatcaaccatcctccatcaccaatttcatgatgctcaccgccgtgcgtgagtaattccatcgtaggcttgctggacggtgatgggttggatgagatctatcatgtaatcgagttagttttgttagggtttgatccctagtatccactatgttctgagattgatgttgctatgactttgctatgcttaatgcttgtcactagggcccgagtgccatgatttcagatctgaacctattatgttttcatgaatatatgtgagttcttgatcctatcttgcaagtctatagtcacatact
This region of Triticum aestivum cultivar Chinese Spring chromosome 2D, IWGSC CS RefSeq v2.1, whole genome shotgun sequence genomic DNA includes:
- the LOC123052797 gene encoding uncharacterized protein; this encodes MRVHPAPRKRTIAVQRCAAAALSAAGGAKKLRRLSHIFAKVLELPFAADADVAVEEDAAELRFVAATEGFSPGGACAHALEIHPGVTKVVVRDLSTGIGADDRTATFELDRWRFRLPPCTRPTMATATYAEGELIVTVPKGAVPDEGDGNADGAAILGGSGAERVLVFVQ